The following are encoded together in the Candidatus Marinimicrobia bacterium CG08_land_8_20_14_0_20_45_22 genome:
- a CDS encoding ABC transporter substrate-binding protein, whose translation MRIQATITLFLLLGVVCISCGKKRTAQTVAAQGAVRLTYWCASNQSEIDLATELVSKWNASHPKIQVALQPIPASQSSEEALLAAIAGKTTPDICANMWPGAMDDFTSSGGLVRLDQFPDFMDYLTERIPTELLESFRSPDGHYYQIPWKTNPIMIMYNKRMFRKAGILKPPRTYSEYLAAAKSITKDLNGDGRADQWMGYQDIRPIWWQRFFDYYTHYIAASGGQTLFDSMGICFENDASIKVFSFFQEIYRNGYFPRTTFQGDNFLAGKFATVITGPWNITHVEKFKKPEFEYDIFPIPVPDDYHGPVYTYGDHKNISIFSTTKNPEAVWKFARFLISAQADLRLLEVCSQIPLRKNLTKNPLYQSYFRENPMMTKFAEQAPFTRGVDGSSVLKEIFDAISQEYEACSIYGKRTPEEAVANAAKRARVIIEWSRPQ comes from the coding sequence ATGCGAATCCAAGCAACGATCACTCTTTTTCTCCTTTTGGGGGTTGTTTGTATTTCCTGCGGAAAAAAACGGACGGCGCAAACTGTAGCCGCGCAGGGCGCCGTCCGATTGACTTACTGGTGTGCTTCCAATCAGAGCGAAATTGACCTGGCAACGGAGTTGGTGAGTAAATGGAATGCAAGTCATCCGAAAATCCAGGTGGCCTTGCAGCCAATTCCAGCCAGTCAATCGTCAGAGGAAGCCCTTTTAGCGGCAATCGCGGGCAAAACGACACCGGACATTTGTGCGAATATGTGGCCGGGTGCGATGGACGATTTTACTTCATCGGGCGGATTGGTGCGGCTCGACCAATTTCCGGATTTTATGGATTACCTGACAGAACGAATACCGACGGAATTGCTAGAATCGTTTCGGTCTCCGGATGGGCATTATTACCAGATTCCATGGAAAACTAATCCGATCATGATCATGTACAATAAGCGGATGTTCCGGAAAGCCGGTATTCTAAAACCGCCGCGCACCTACAGCGAATATTTGGCGGCGGCGAAGTCAATCACGAAAGATTTGAACGGAGATGGGCGGGCAGATCAATGGATGGGCTATCAGGACATCCGTCCGATTTGGTGGCAGAGATTTTTCGACTATTACACCCATTACATCGCGGCCTCTGGCGGCCAGACACTTTTTGATAGTATGGGTATTTGCTTCGAGAACGACGCGTCGATCAAAGTTTTTAGTTTTTTCCAGGAAATCTACCGCAACGGCTATTTTCCCCGAACGACTTTCCAAGGTGACAATTTCCTGGCCGGAAAGTTCGCGACCGTTATTACCGGTCCGTGGAATATTACCCATGTGGAAAAATTCAAAAAGCCTGAGTTCGAATACGACATTTTTCCAATCCCGGTGCCGGACGATTACCACGGTCCGGTTTACACCTACGGCGATCACAAAAACATATCCATTTTCAGCACTACAAAAAATCCTGAAGCTGTTTGGAAATTCGCCAGGTTTTTAATCTCGGCGCAGGCCGATCTGAGGTTGCTGGAAGTCTGCAGTCAGATTCCTTTGCGGAAAAACCTAACGAAAAATCCGCTCTATCAGTCCTACTTCCGTGAAAATCCGATGATGACGAAATTCGCCGAACAGGCGCCATTTACGCGTGGAGTGGACGGTTCATCCGTTCTGAAAGAAATTTTCGATGCTATTTCGCAGGAGTACGAAGCCTGCTCAATCTATGGCAAACGCACGCCGGAAGAAGCCGTCGCCAACGCCGCCAAACGCGCCCGGGTTATCATTGAGTGGAGCCGTCCGCAATGA
- a CDS encoding sugar ABC transporter permease, with amino-acid sequence MKSAQLKTKSSDKTGYLMSLPYVIYFGLFIGFPLVFSFILIFHKWNIVTPMQWIGLRNFYRLFHDVQFFIAIRNTLVFLVIHIPLQIFTALLLAILLNQKIKLKGFFRALYFLPVIVSGVVITILWQQLFAYETGLLNLLLTKLGLSKIPWLINIKWAMPSIAIMATWKNVGLYIVLFLVGLQGIPRYLYEAAEIDGARPVQQFFHITIPALNSTMVLVVILSTIGGFSLFIEPFVMTGGGPMNSTLSVMLYIYNQAFYFGHMGYAATLGFFFAFIILIVVLIQKKFVERKD; translated from the coding sequence ATGAAATCAGCCCAATTGAAAACAAAAAGCAGCGACAAGACCGGTTATCTTATGAGCCTGCCGTATGTCATTTATTTCGGCTTGTTCATCGGCTTTCCGCTGGTCTTTTCCTTCATTTTGATTTTTCATAAATGGAATATTGTTACGCCGATGCAATGGATCGGTCTACGGAATTTTTACCGGCTTTTTCACGATGTGCAATTTTTTATCGCGATCCGTAATACGCTCGTTTTCCTGGTGATTCATATTCCGTTGCAAATCTTCACGGCGCTTTTACTGGCGATTTTATTGAATCAGAAGATCAAATTGAAAGGTTTTTTCCGGGCGCTCTACTTTTTACCGGTAATTGTGTCGGGTGTTGTCATTACGATTCTCTGGCAACAACTTTTCGCCTACGAAACCGGGCTTCTGAACCTGCTGTTGACAAAACTCGGTTTGTCGAAAATTCCGTGGCTGATCAATATAAAATGGGCAATGCCGTCGATCGCGATCATGGCAACCTGGAAAAATGTCGGACTTTATATTGTACTTTTCTTAGTCGGTTTGCAGGGCATTCCGCGCTATTTGTACGAAGCCGCCGAAATTGATGGCGCGCGACCGGTTCAACAGTTTTTCCATATTACCATACCGGCATTAAATAGTACGATGGTGCTAGTAGTAATTCTTTCGACAATCGGCGGATTTTCATTATTCATCGAACCATTCGTAATGACCGGCGGCGGGCCGATGAACAGCACGCTGTCCGTGATGCTTTATATTTACAATCAGGCGTTCTATTTCGGACACATGGGTTATGCGGCGACACTCGGATTTTTCTTCGCTTTTATCATCCTGATTGTCGTTTTGATCCAGAAAAAATTCGTTGAGAGAAAAGACTGA
- a CDS encoding sugar ABC transporter permease, translating to MKKSLIYILLIVGGLMFAYPFLWMISATFKPEAEIGSIGLWSANFSMRNYTAVFQKIPISRAFLNSIFVSACVTFSVILFGSIVGYALSRLRFFGRDFLLGLILFTMVIPFQITLIPMYILMVKFGWVDSYMALIVPGMISAFGILLFRQFFMDIPQDLIDAAKIDGCNDFGILFKIIYPLSKPVIITVGIVSFMGSWNDVLWPLIVIRLQKLMTLPQMVTIFAVGGQADGQLGAQLAAATLLAVPIVLVYTFFQRYFIESMATTGLKN from the coding sequence ATGAAGAAAAGCTTAATCTACATTTTACTGATTGTGGGCGGCCTGATGTTCGCTTATCCGTTTTTATGGATGATTTCGGCGACGTTCAAGCCGGAAGCCGAGATCGGCTCGATCGGGCTCTGGTCGGCTAATTTTTCCATGCGCAATTACACCGCCGTTTTCCAGAAAATTCCGATCAGCCGGGCATTTCTGAATAGTATTTTTGTCTCGGCGTGTGTCACATTTTCGGTGATCCTTTTTGGTTCGATCGTGGGCTATGCTTTGTCGCGTCTGCGTTTTTTCGGCCGCGATTTTCTGCTCGGATTAATTCTCTTTACAATGGTAATTCCGTTCCAGATCACTCTGATACCCATGTACATTTTAATGGTCAAATTCGGCTGGGTTGACAGTTATATGGCCCTGATCGTGCCGGGTATGATCAGCGCCTTCGGAATTCTGCTTTTCAGACAATTTTTTATGGATATTCCCCAGGATCTGATTGACGCCGCCAAAATTGATGGCTGTAATGATTTCGGAATACTTTTCAAGATTATATATCCGCTCTCCAAACCGGTCATTATAACGGTTGGGATTGTATCATTTATGGGTAGCTGGAATGACGTTCTCTGGCCGTTGATTGTCATTCGCCTGCAGAAGCTGATGACTCTGCCGCAAATGGTGACGATCTTCGCGGTCGGCGGTCAGGCGGACGGACAACTGGGAGCCCAGCTTGCCGCGGCGACGCTTCTGGCAGTGCCGATCGTGTTGGTTTACACTTTCTTCCAGCGTTATTTCATCGAAAGTATGGCAACGACGGGTTTGAAGAATTGA
- a CDS encoding histidine kinase, protein MIKYDVICLGEALVDLISQEPGKNLADVNLFKKFAGGDPANVAVGLARLGCKTGFAGKIGRDAFGRFLQKFLIDNGVNTEALYTDSVHKTRLAFVEVANDGERNFEFSEKHPADSALKDEDFSMEFLKQASIVHFGSLPLPAPSNGELFSQLITRLNHDNILTSFDPNYRTALWKTSQHARRVLGSIASLCRILKVNLEEARLLGGTERIEELLSNIFFPNTLLLAITLGEDGCILKNRRCVVKIHSFRVKVVDTTGCGDAFTAGLLAGLIRSGENIDELDELDLNAIGQRAYAMAALTATRFGAAEALPINQEIEIFIKSHIHKRGIKK, encoded by the coding sequence ATGATTAAATACGATGTTATATGTCTTGGTGAAGCGCTGGTTGACCTGATATCCCAGGAACCCGGCAAGAATCTGGCCGATGTCAATCTTTTTAAAAAATTCGCCGGTGGCGATCCGGCTAATGTCGCTGTCGGATTAGCCCGACTGGGCTGTAAGACCGGTTTCGCTGGAAAGATTGGCCGGGATGCCTTTGGCCGTTTCCTGCAGAAATTCTTAATTGACAATGGCGTCAATACCGAAGCGTTGTATACAGATTCGGTACACAAGACGCGACTGGCGTTCGTCGAAGTAGCCAATGACGGCGAGCGTAATTTTGAATTCAGTGAGAAACATCCGGCCGATTCGGCGCTGAAGGATGAAGATTTTTCCATGGAATTTTTAAAACAAGCCAGCATCGTCCACTTTGGCTCTTTACCCTTGCCGGCGCCTTCTAATGGAGAATTATTCAGCCAATTAATAACCAGACTCAATCACGATAATATTCTAACATCGTTCGATCCGAATTATCGGACGGCGTTGTGGAAAACATCCCAACATGCCAGGAGGGTTTTAGGATCAATTGCTTCGCTATGCCGGATTCTAAAAGTGAATTTGGAAGAGGCCCGATTGCTGGGCGGAACGGAACGTATCGAAGAACTATTATCTAACATATTTTTCCCCAATACTTTACTTTTAGCCATTACTCTTGGTGAAGACGGTTGTATTTTGAAAAACCGGCGCTGTGTGGTAAAAATTCACAGCTTCAGAGTAAAAGTGGTTGATACGACTGGTTGCGGGGATGCCTTTACTGCCGGCTTACTGGCGGGATTGATTAGATCTGGAGAAAATATAGACGAGTTGGATGAACTTGATTTAAATGCTATCGGTCAACGAGCTTATGCCATGGCCGCGTTGACTGCAACCCGCTTTGGCGCGGCCGAAGCGTTACCAATAAACCAAGAAATTGAAATATTTATTAAATCACATATTCACAAAAGAGGTATAAAGAAATGA
- a CDS encoding glycosidase, whose translation MIKLIRVSQEPILRPIPEHSWERAAVFNAGAVYDKGLYHMIYRATDIGGHENYGNYINCFGYAVSKDLLQWHRLAEPIMKNNVPQELRGPEDPRVVKIGDTFYMTYVGFANRFPGDYRICLATSYDLVNWERHGILLDEENKNSSLFPEKIKGEFLLLHRRHPDIWIASSPDLKTFTDHTRIMTTIDDDWQSTRIGIAGPPVRHPQGWLLFYHAVDKINAYRLGVALLDYDNPRRVLARQSRPVIEPEMPWEINGFVPNVIFSCATVENDDKYVVIYAGADTVIGAAYVKKSDVVFDKKDWLV comes from the coding sequence ATGATCAAATTAATTCGTGTCTCACAGGAACCGATTTTAAGACCTATCCCGGAACATAGCTGGGAGCGCGCCGCGGTCTTCAACGCCGGCGCGGTCTATGACAAAGGATTGTACCACATGATCTATCGGGCGACCGATATAGGAGGACACGAGAATTACGGTAATTATATTAATTGCTTCGGTTATGCCGTCAGTAAGGATTTATTGCAGTGGCATCGTCTCGCGGAACCGATCATGAAAAATAATGTGCCGCAGGAATTGCGCGGGCCGGAAGATCCGCGCGTTGTTAAAATCGGCGACACGTTTTATATGACTTATGTCGGATTTGCCAATCGCTTTCCGGGTGACTACCGGATTTGTCTGGCGACGAGTTACGATCTGGTAAACTGGGAACGCCATGGGATCTTACTCGATGAAGAAAATAAAAACTCGTCACTTTTTCCGGAAAAGATTAAAGGTGAATTCCTGCTCCTGCATCGTCGTCATCCCGACATCTGGATAGCTTCTTCCCCGGATCTGAAAACTTTTACCGATCATACTCGCATAATGACAACAATAGACGATGACTGGCAATCAACTCGCATCGGTATCGCCGGTCCGCCGGTCAGGCATCCGCAAGGCTGGCTCTTGTTCTATCATGCCGTTGATAAAATCAATGCTTATAGGCTCGGGGTCGCTCTGCTGGATTACGATAATCCGCGCCGCGTTCTGGCCCGTCAATCCCGCCCGGTGATCGAACCGGAAATGCCCTGGGAGATCAATGGTTTTGTACCCAACGTCATTTTCAGTTGTGCCACGGTTGAAAACGATGACAAATACGTTGTGATTTATGCCGGAGCCGATACGGTTATCGGGGCCGCCTATGTCAAAAAAAGCGACGTTGTTTTCGATAAAAAGGACTGGCTGGTTTAG
- a CDS encoding glycerol-3-phosphate ABC transporter ATP-binding protein — translation MAQITLNHITKEFDKGVKIIDDLNLNINDGEFLVLVGPSGCGKSTTLRMIAGLESVTAGDIFIGDRRVNDVPPKDRDIAMVFQNYALYPHMTVYENLSFGLKLRKMPKAEIKQRVIETAAILEIEELLNRKPRQLSGGQRQRVALGRAIVRKPKVFLFDEPLSNLDAKLRLQMRTEIKRLHQRLKTTMVYVTHDQVEAMTMGDRIVVMKSGLIHQIDTPVNLYNSPVDMFVAGFIGSPPMNFISVTLRQEDFLIADEGNVRLKIPAEHTEKLRAYIGKNLVIGIRPENILMQPSDSNHVKIRVKLDICEPMGNETYLYLTTGKTNLVARSNTVPSEKPGSDITVFLNLQDDHYFNPQTEKVI, via the coding sequence ATGGCACAGATTACATTGAATCATATAACCAAAGAATTCGATAAAGGGGTAAAAATCATTGATGACCTGAATCTGAACATAAATGATGGTGAATTTTTAGTTCTGGTAGGTCCATCAGGTTGCGGTAAATCAACTACTCTGCGCATGATCGCCGGGCTGGAAAGTGTCACTGCCGGTGATATTTTCATCGGAGATAGACGAGTCAATGACGTTCCACCCAAAGATCGCGATATTGCCATGGTTTTCCAGAATTATGCGCTCTATCCGCATATGACGGTATACGAGAATCTGTCTTTTGGCCTCAAGTTGCGGAAAATGCCGAAAGCCGAGATTAAGCAACGTGTCATTGAAACCGCCGCTATTTTGGAAATTGAGGAGTTGCTGAACCGCAAACCGCGTCAACTTTCAGGAGGTCAGCGCCAGCGCGTAGCCCTCGGCCGGGCGATTGTGCGCAAGCCGAAAGTGTTCCTTTTTGATGAACCGCTTTCGAATCTGGATGCTAAACTGCGCTTGCAGATGCGGACCGAAATAAAAAGATTACATCAGCGATTGAAAACGACTATGGTGTACGTTACCCATGATCAGGTGGAAGCCATGACCATGGGTGATCGGATCGTAGTCATGAAATCCGGCCTGATCCATCAAATTGATACCCCGGTTAACCTATACAACTCACCGGTTGATATGTTCGTGGCCGGATTTATCGGTTCGCCGCCCATGAATTTTATTTCCGTTACACTCCGGCAGGAAGATTTTCTTATTGCCGATGAAGGCAATGTCCGCCTAAAAATACCGGCCGAACACACCGAAAAGCTTAGAGCATATATTGGTAAAAACTTGGTGATAGGAATTCGTCCGGAAAATATCCTGATGCAACCGTCAGATTCGAACCACGTAAAGATTCGTGTTAAACTCGATATTTGTGAACCAATGGGCAACGAAACCTATCTTTATCTGACAACCGGTAAGACCAATCTAGTAGCCCGCAGTAATACTGTACCTTCTGAAAAACCTGGGTCGGATATTACAGTATTTCTCAATCTGCAAGATGACCATTATTTTAATCCACAGACCGAGAAAGTAATCTGA
- a CDS encoding spore maturation protein: MKGFSNYAIPFLLLVIPVLGYIKKVKVYESFIDGAKEGFNTAVRIIPYLVAVLVAIGMFRASGAMDYFVAILSPITNLIGMPAETLPVALMRPLSGSGALGIVTELMKEHGPDSLIGRIASTMWGSSETTFYVVAVYFGAVGIKKTRHAIPAGLIGDTVGLIMAVILCIIVFGI, translated from the coding sequence ATGAAAGGTTTCTCGAACTACGCCATTCCGTTTTTACTCTTGGTCATCCCGGTTCTCGGCTATATCAAGAAAGTCAAGGTTTACGAGTCGTTTATTGACGGCGCCAAAGAGGGATTTAACACCGCTGTCCGGATCATTCCGTACTTAGTCGCCGTACTCGTGGCAATTGGTATGTTTCGCGCTTCAGGCGCCATGGACTATTTCGTCGCCATTCTTTCGCCGATCACCAATCTCATCGGAATGCCCGCCGAGACGTTGCCCGTTGCCCTCATGCGACCTCTTTCGGGAAGCGGCGCGCTGGGAATCGTAACCGAGTTGATGAAAGAGCACGGCCCGGACAGCCTCATCGGTCGAATCGCCTCGACGATGTGGGGAAGTTCGGAAACGACATTCTATGTTGTCGCGGTTTATTTCGGCGCGGTCGGCATCAAAAAAACCCGCCATGCAATTCCCGCCGGACTGATCGGCGACACCGTTGGGTTGATCATGGCCGTGATTCTCTGCATCATCGTATTTGGAATCTAA
- a CDS encoding nucleoside recognition protein, which translates to MNYIWLGLMVISIVVGAINGRLEEVTNAAVTYAASAVDIALGLIGIMTFWLGIMKIAENGGIIKILSRAIRPVAKWLFPDIPSDHPAIGAMLMNIIANWLGLGNAATPLGLKAMDELQSLNPEKDTATNSMVTFLALNTASICLIPMTVIAVRAKLGSANPFEIISTTVVASTCATIAGVTAAKLLQRFPSMRKSNPNRVSETSEKEEK; encoded by the coding sequence ATGAATTATATCTGGCTAGGATTGATGGTAATTTCCATTGTCGTCGGCGCTATCAACGGACGATTGGAAGAAGTGACCAATGCGGCAGTGACTTACGCGGCATCGGCGGTTGATATTGCGCTCGGGCTGATCGGCATTATGACCTTTTGGCTGGGCATCATGAAAATTGCCGAAAACGGCGGAATCATTAAAATTCTTTCCCGCGCGATCCGTCCTGTCGCCAAATGGCTATTCCCTGACATTCCGTCGGATCATCCCGCCATCGGCGCAATGCTGATGAACATCATCGCCAATTGGCTTGGTCTCGGCAACGCCGCCACGCCTCTGGGTTTGAAAGCGATGGACGAACTGCAAAGTCTGAATCCGGAAAAAGACACCGCAACAAACTCGATGGTCACTTTTCTGGCGCTGAACACCGCCAGCATTTGTCTGATCCCGATGACCGTCATAGCCGTTCGCGCGAAACTCGGTTCTGCAAATCCGTTCGAGATTATCAGTACAACGGTCGTTGCATCGACTTGCGCGACGATCGCGGGCGTCACGGCGGCGAAATTGCTCCAGCGCTTCCCGTCAATGAGAAAATCAAACCCGAACCGGGTTTCTGAGACGAGCGAGAAAGAGGAAAAATAA